The following are encoded together in the Phaseolus vulgaris cultivar G19833 chromosome 9, P. vulgaris v2.0, whole genome shotgun sequence genome:
- the LOC137822883 gene encoding uncharacterized protein produces the protein MGASVEYDDHDSFNKPGAVPFKWEVKPGLPIEQQKHHHQKLDSPSPKLRPPPPAGSYLLSSAEPRTPSFRSTPRGRSDRWRFERPLMTRAESVSSGCFFSPFLRRLQRRKMVPKRVVEEDYTSELETLSRWSLSSTKSLSPFRASTASSSVASSPRPVSDAEWAGFGLF, from the coding sequence ATGGGTGCAAGTGTAGAATATGATGATCATGATTCCTTTAACAAACCAGGAGCAGTTCCTTTCAAATGGGAGGTAAAGCCGGGGCTTCCCATTGAGCAGCAAAAGCACCACCATCAGAAGCTGGATTCGCCGTCACCGAAGCTGAGGCCGCCGCCGCCGGCGGGCTCCTACCTGCTGTCTTCGGCGGAGCCACGGACACCGTCCTTCCGTTCCACTCCGAGGGGCCGGTCCGACCGGTGGCGGTTCGAGCGGCCCCTCATGACTCGAGCCGAGAGCGTATCGTCGGGTTGTTTCTTTTCGCCGTTTTTAAGGCGGCTGCAGAGGAGGAAGATGGTACCGAAGCGAGTGGTTGAAGAGGACTATACGTCGGAGCTAGAGACGCTTAGTCGGTGGTCCTTGTCGTCGACGAAGTCGCTGTCGCCGTTCCGAGCTTCCACAGCGTCGTCTTCTGTGGCGTCGTCGCCCCGGCCCGTTAGCGATGCTGAATGGGCCGGATTTGGGCTTTTCTGA
- the LOC137821905 gene encoding metal transporter Nramp7.2-like, whose amino-acid sequence MASLMQQQPKGVNGGSSRIVAVNVTPSNHLPASSPHEKPGWKKFMAYVGPGFLVSLAYLDPGNMETDLQAGADHKYELLWVILIGLVFALIIQSLAANLGVSTGKHLSELCKAEYPLLVKYCLWLLAELAVIAADIPEVIGTAFALNILFHIPVWAGVLITGCSTLLFLGLQRFGVRKLELLISVLVFVMAGCFFGEMSYVKPPASGVLKGMFIPKLSGQGATGDAIALLGALVMPHNLFLHSALVLSRKVPSSVRGINDACRYFLIESGFALFVAFLINVAMISVSGTVCAAENISAENAHQCSDLTLNSASFLLKNVLGRSSSTIYAIALLASGQSSAITGTYAGQFIMQGFLDMRMKTWIRNFVTRCIAITPSLIVSIIGGSQGAGRLIIIASMILSFELPFALIPLLKFSSSSTKMGPHKNSMIIIVISWILGLGIIGINVYYLSTAFVGWLIKNSLPKVANVFIGIIVFPLMALYVGAVIYLTFRKDTVKTYIERKNEGAVQTQMEKGFMVDGQLELSEVPYREDLADIPLPP is encoded by the exons ATGGCTAGCTTGATGCAACAACAACCAAAGGGAGTTAATGGAGGTAGCAGCCGCATAGTCGCAGTCAATGTCACTCCCTCTAACCATCTTCCTGCATCATCTCCTCATGAG AAGCCTGGGTGGAAAAAGTTCATGGCATATGTAGGACCTGGCTTTCTCGTCTCCTTGGCTTACCTTGATCCCGGAAACA TGGAAACTGATCTGCAAGCTGGAGCTGACCACAAATATGAG CTGCTGTGGGTGATACTCATTGGACTGGTGTTTGCGCTTATAATTCAATCGTTGGCTGCGAATCTGGGCGTAAGCACTG GAAAACACCTTTCAGAATTGTGTAAAGCCGAATATCCATTATTGGTGAAGTACTGCTTATGGTTATTAGCTGAGCTCGCTGTTATAGCTGCAGACATACCTGAAG TGATTGGCACAGCCTTCGCGTTGAACATACTTTTCCACATCCCTGTATGGGCAGGAGTTCTGATAACTGGCTGCAGCACCCTCTTATTTCTTGGTCTGCAGAGATTTGGG GTAAGGAAGTTAGAACTGCTGATATCAGTGCTGGTTTTTGTAATGGCTGGATGTTTCTTTGGGGAAATGAGCTACGTAAAACCACCTGCATCTGGTGTTTTAAAAGGAATGTTTATTCCAAAACTCAGTGGTCAGGGAGCTACAGGCGATGCTATTGCTCTTTTGGGTGCCCTTGTCATGCC GCACAATCTTTTCCTCCACTCTGCTCTGGTCCTGTCAAGAAAAGTACCCAGTTCCGTGCGTGGCATCAAT GATGCATGTAGATACTTTCTCATAGAAAGTGGATTTGCTCTGTTTGTGGCATTCCTGATCAATGTAGCGATGATTTCTGTGTCCGGAACTGTTTGCGCTGCTGAAAATATTTCGGCAGAAAATGCTCATCAGTGCAGCGATCTTACCCTTAACTCTGCTTCTTTCCTTCTCAAG AACGTGTTGGGACGGTCGAGCTCTACCATTTATGCCATAGCACTGCTAGCTTCAGGACAAAGTTCAGCCATCACTGGAACCTATGCAGGGCAATTCATCATGCAG GGTTTCTTGGACATGAGGATGAAAACATGGATTAGAAACTTTGTGACCAGGTGCATTGCcataacacctagtcttattgTTTCGATCATTGGGGGTTCTCAAGGAGCTGGTCGGCTTATCATCATTGCATCG ATGATACTTTCATTTGAGCTTCCATTCGCTTTAATACCTCTCCTTAAGTTCAGCAGCAGTAGTACAAAGATGGGACCTCACAAAAATTCTATGATT ATAATTGTGATCTCTTGGATTCTGGGCTTGGGAATCATAGGTATCAATGTGTACTACCTTTCTACTGCCTTCGTGGGTTGGttaattaaaaacagtttaCCAAAGGTGGCAAATGTGTTCATTGGGATCATAGTGTTTCCTCTAATGGCACTTTATGTGGGCGCAGTAATATACCTAACCTTCAGAAAAGACACTGTTAAGACGTATATTGAGAGAAAGAATGAAGGAGCAGTGCAAACCCAGATGGAAAAGGGGTTTATGGTTGATGGTCAATTAGAGTTGAGTGAAGTTCCCTACAGAGAAGACTTGGCTGATATCCCCCTACCACCATAG
- the LOC137821605 gene encoding uncharacterized protein isoform X2, with amino-acid sequence MSMNTESSTSQFPVSQLNFSREINGNETEIIISRYEDHFLVIATQIGTMGTIVYARKEEGVSINPTFNVSVMFGKRDEPMLVACGRQLIEHMSLSGSSRPLVLSLGLKDHSVETLKGIVSAVMDNSM; translated from the exons ATGTCAATGAATACGGAAAGCTCCACTTCACAATTTCCAGTGTCTCAACTCAATTTCTCTCGGGAAATCAAT GGAAATGAAACGGAGATTATTATTTCGAGATACGAAGATCATTTTCTG GTTATTGCTACTCAAATAGGAACCATGGGGACAATAGTGTATGCCAG AAAGGAAGAAGGGGTGTCCATCAATCCGACATTCAACGTTTCTGTTATGTTCGGCAAACGGGATGAG CCAATGTTAGTAGCATGTGGACGCCAGCTGATTGAGCACATGAG TTTGTCTGGCTCCTCCAGGCCATTGGTGCTCTCGCTTGGTCTTAAAGACCATTCTGTG GAGACATTGAAAGGCATTGTTTCTGCTGTGATGGACAATAGCATGTG A
- the LOC137821605 gene encoding uncharacterized protein isoform X1 gives MSMNTESSTSQFPVSQLNFSREINGNETEIIISRYEDHFLVIATQIGTMGTIVYARKEEGVSINPTFNVSVMFGKRDEPMLVACGRQLIEHMSLSGSSRPLVLSLGLKDHSVETLKGIVSAVMDNSMW, from the exons ATGTCAATGAATACGGAAAGCTCCACTTCACAATTTCCAGTGTCTCAACTCAATTTCTCTCGGGAAATCAAT GGAAATGAAACGGAGATTATTATTTCGAGATACGAAGATCATTTTCTG GTTATTGCTACTCAAATAGGAACCATGGGGACAATAGTGTATGCCAG AAAGGAAGAAGGGGTGTCCATCAATCCGACATTCAACGTTTCTGTTATGTTCGGCAAACGGGATGAG CCAATGTTAGTAGCATGTGGACGCCAGCTGATTGAGCACATGAG TTTGTCTGGCTCCTCCAGGCCATTGGTGCTCTCGCTTGGTCTTAAAGACCATTCTGTG GAGACATTGAAAGGCATTGTTTCTGCTGTGATGGACAATAGCATGTGGTAA